A single region of the Deltaproteobacteria bacterium genome encodes:
- a CDS encoding SAM-dependent chlorinase/fluorinase, with protein sequence MALITLTTDFGTADPWVGIMKGVIAERAPGVPVIDVTHGIPPQDVLAGALVLRHAVPYFPRGAVHVAVVDPGVGTSRRALCVVTDRALLVGPDNGLLSLAAGGARRIVELTDERFFLSPRSATFHGRDVFAPVAAALATGTDPGTLGRAASDMERLSVPVAVPVPEGLRGQVIYVDRFGNLTTNITEEALAAFPRSHLSISIAGARLRGIAVSYGAAPRGQAVAVVNSWGLLEIAVRDGSASAVLGARVGDPVTVGAPERATSRSS encoded by the coding sequence ATGGCGCTGATCACCCTGACGACGGACTTCGGCACGGCCGACCCGTGGGTCGGCATCATGAAGGGCGTGATCGCCGAGCGTGCGCCGGGGGTGCCGGTGATCGACGTCACGCACGGCATTCCGCCGCAGGACGTGCTCGCGGGCGCGCTCGTCCTCCGCCATGCCGTGCCGTATTTCCCGCGCGGCGCGGTCCACGTGGCGGTGGTCGACCCCGGCGTCGGCACGAGCCGCCGCGCGCTCTGTGTCGTGACGGATCGGGCGCTGCTGGTCGGCCCGGACAACGGCCTCCTGTCGCTCGCCGCGGGCGGCGCCCGCCGCATCGTCGAGCTGACCGACGAACGCTTCTTCCTCTCGCCGCGGAGCGCCACCTTCCATGGGCGGGACGTGTTCGCGCCGGTCGCGGCGGCGCTCGCCACGGGCACGGACCCGGGGACGCTCGGCCGGGCGGCATCCGACATGGAGCGGCTCAGCGTCCCCGTTGCGGTCCCCGTGCCGGAAGGGCTTCGAGGTCAGGTCATCTACGTCGACCGCTTCGGGAACCTCACGACGAACATCACCGAAGAAGCGCTCGCGGCCTTTCCTCGTTCCCATCTTTCCATTAGCATCGCGGGAGCTCGGTTGCGCGGCATCGCCGTCTCGTACGGCGCGGCACCGCGCGGCCAGGCGGTCGCCGTCGTGAACAGCTGGGGACTTCTCGAGATCGCCGTGCGCGATGGCTCGGCGAGTGCCGTCCTTGGCGCCCGGGTGGGCGATCCGGTGACGGTCGGAGCGCCGGAGAGGGCGACGTCCCGAAGCTCATGA
- a CDS encoding D-sedoheptulose 7-phosphate isomerase, with protein sequence MRRLFAESARAREVFLEENAAALERAIDLVAEALSAGRKVLLFGNGGSAADAQHIAAEFVGRFSRERPALPAVALTTDTSALTAIANDYGYEQVFARQVRALGERGDVALAISTSGRSPSVLRAVEACREREVRTVGLTGGDGGPLATMVEVCLRVSASTHSARIQETHILAGHVICELVDRRLFEARA encoded by the coding sequence ATCCGGCGCCTGTTCGCGGAGAGCGCCCGGGCGCGCGAGGTATTCCTCGAGGAGAACGCGGCAGCCCTCGAGCGCGCGATCGACCTCGTCGCGGAGGCGCTGAGCGCCGGACGGAAGGTCCTCCTCTTCGGCAACGGCGGCAGCGCGGCCGACGCCCAGCACATCGCGGCGGAGTTCGTCGGGCGCTTCTCGCGCGAACGGCCGGCGCTTCCGGCCGTGGCGCTCACCACCGACACGTCCGCCCTCACCGCAATCGCGAATGACTATGGATACGAGCAGGTGTTCGCCCGGCAGGTGCGCGCGCTCGGCGAGCGCGGCGACGTGGCGCTGGCCATCTCGACGAGCGGCCGCTCGCCGAGCGTGCTCCGCGCCGTCGAGGCGTGCCGCGAGCGCGAGGTGCGGACGGTCGGCTTGACCGGCGGCGACGGCGGGCCGTTGGCGACCATGGTCGAGGTGTGTCTCCGGGTCTCGGCCTCCACGCACTCCGCCCGCATCCAGGAGACGCACATCCTCGCCGGGCACGTCATCTGCGAGCTGGTCGACCGCCGCCTCTTCGAGGCGCGAGCGTGA